Proteins encoded by one window of Lutibacter sp. A64:
- a CDS encoding family 43 glycosylhydrolase codes for MKFKVLLKVLVGVCMMQTVVQNTNGQQIESGKVWLDSKGERINAHGGCVLFHNGIYYWYGEHKEEGLSEKEHADAGIHCYASKNLVDWHDQGMVLPLTKNDSLSDLAFDSNQDRPKVVYNKKTKNFVLFFKLYIREQGTKTAFVGVAVSQSPSGPFQYIHKFLGGNSPNGTGDFAMFQDENDELYHITVKKPNKELVIGKMREDYLLPEGKYELCKGITQHTEAPALFKKDGVYHMLASGSTGWSPNPARYFTSKSLYGPWEYKGNPCLGQNPNNKLGPEKTFGGQSTFIIPYKGKEDSFIAFFDINKPEHPYDSLYIWLPIDFINDKMTIRWIDSWDLDYFE; via the coding sequence ATGAAATTTAAAGTATTGTTAAAGGTTTTAGTGGGTGTATGTATGATGCAAACTGTTGTTCAAAATACAAATGGCCAACAAATAGAATCAGGAAAAGTATGGCTTGATAGTAAAGGTGAAAGAATAAATGCACACGGAGGATGTGTTTTGTTTCATAACGGTATTTACTATTGGTATGGTGAACATAAAGAGGAAGGGCTTTCAGAAAAAGAGCATGCTGATGCAGGAATTCATTGTTATGCATCTAAAAATCTTGTTGATTGGCACGACCAAGGTATGGTATTGCCTTTAACCAAAAATGATAGTTTAAGTGATTTAGCATTCGATAGTAATCAAGACCGGCCAAAGGTTGTCTACAACAAAAAGACTAAAAATTTTGTTTTATTTTTTAAGCTTTATATAAGAGAGCAAGGTACTAAAACTGCTTTTGTAGGTGTAGCTGTTTCTCAGAGTCCATCGGGTCCATTCCAATACATTCATAAATTTCTAGGAGGTAACTCCCCTAATGGAACTGGTGATTTTGCTATGTTTCAAGATGAGAATGATGAGTTGTACCATATAACAGTTAAAAAACCAAATAAGGAATTGGTAATTGGTAAAATGCGAGAGGATTATTTACTACCCGAAGGCAAATATGAATTGTGTAAAGGAATTACCCAACATACAGAAGCCCCTGCTTTATTTAAAAAAGATGGTGTATATCATATGTTGGCATCAGGCAGCACGGGGTGGTCCCCAAACCCTGCTAGATATTTTACAAGTAAATCGCTATACGGCCCATGGGAGTATAAAGGAAACCCCTGTTTAGGGCAAAACCCTAATAACAAATTAGGTCCCGAAAAAACTTTTGGAGGACAATCTACTTTTATTATACCATATAAAGGAAAAGAGGATTCTTTTATAGCATTTTTCGATATTAATAAGCCAGAACATCCATATGATAGTCTGTATATATGGTTGCCAATTGATTTTATAAATGATAAAATGACCATTAGATGGATTGATTCATGGGATTTAGATTATTTTGAATAA
- a CDS encoding arylsulfatase — translation MKTKINFVVLLFLALLPTIMLGQSKKPNIIIILADDMGFSDLGCMGSEIETPNLDKMAKEGMLFTNFYNTSRCCPSRTSLLTGQYQWDAGMGSMDYTKSDLPEYQGYINKKSVTIAEVLKENGYDTFMTGKWHVGDKERDMWPDRRGFNQFYGIPKGGGLYFYPSKFYERPVFWNGDKVHPDSNWYSTDAFTDYSIDFIKEKRKKEKPFFMYLAYVAPHFPLQAKKEDIEKYKDTYKEGYDVIRKARFKKQQEIGLFPENSKITAPVYPDWESVKNKDDEALKMAVYAAVVDRLDQNIGRLMQSLKEEGIADNTVVFFLSDNGAAQTDWNKTPEAEMGSRDSNMAYGFWYNVSNTPYRLGKSQEHEGGIITPLVMHWPEGIKNKGTRISETAHINDLMPTCLELAGAKYPIKYKEVELDPLDGKSILPLLKGELQDKNRFYFWEHIGNKAVRKGNWKLVALHKKKWELYNLENDPFEINNLINSKPKKAETLLLAYKKWSKKHGVQPWPLDR, via the coding sequence ATGAAAACAAAAATAAATTTTGTCGTTTTACTTTTTTTGGCACTACTACCAACTATAATGTTAGGTCAATCTAAAAAACCGAACATCATTATTATATTAGCTGATGATATGGGATTTTCTGATTTAGGTTGTATGGGATCTGAAATAGAAACACCTAATCTAGATAAAATGGCAAAGGAAGGGATGCTTTTTACTAACTTTTATAATACATCTAGATGTTGTCCATCTCGTACAAGTTTGCTTACCGGCCAATATCAATGGGATGCAGGAATGGGGTCTATGGATTATACTAAAAGTGATTTACCAGAATATCAGGGGTACATCAATAAAAAATCGGTAACAATTGCAGAGGTTTTAAAAGAAAATGGTTACGATACTTTTATGACAGGTAAATGGCATGTAGGTGATAAAGAAAGAGACATGTGGCCAGATCGCCGTGGATTTAATCAATTTTATGGAATTCCAAAGGGAGGTGGACTTTATTTTTATCCATCTAAATTTTATGAGCGCCCTGTTTTTTGGAATGGGGATAAAGTGCACCCAGATTCTAATTGGTATTCAACGGATGCTTTTACAGATTATTCAATAGATTTTATAAAGGAAAAAAGAAAAAAAGAGAAACCATTTTTTATGTACTTGGCGTATGTTGCTCCACATTTTCCACTTCAAGCAAAAAAAGAGGATATAGAAAAATATAAGGACACTTATAAAGAGGGATATGATGTTATTCGTAAAGCAAGATTTAAAAAGCAGCAAGAAATAGGATTATTTCCAGAAAATAGTAAGATAACAGCACCTGTTTATCCAGATTGGGAATCTGTAAAAAATAAAGATGATGAAGCATTAAAAATGGCAGTTTATGCAGCTGTGGTAGATCGTTTAGACCAAAATATTGGGCGTTTAATGCAAAGTTTAAAAGAGGAAGGTATTGCAGATAATACGGTCGTTTTCTTTTTATCAGATAATGGTGCTGCACAAACAGATTGGAATAAAACTCCAGAAGCCGAAATGGGCTCGAGGGATAGTAATATGGCTTATGGATTTTGGTATAATGTAAGTAATACTCCGTATCGTTTAGGAAAATCTCAAGAGCATGAAGGTGGAATTATAACCCCCTTAGTTATGCATTGGCCAGAAGGTATAAAAAACAAAGGAACAAGAATATCAGAAACAGCTCATATAAACGATTTAATGCCAACATGTCTTGAGTTAGCAGGTGCAAAATATCCTATAAAGTATAAGGAAGTTGAACTTGATCCGTTGGATGGAAAAAGTATTTTACCGCTTTTAAAGGGAGAATTACAAGATAAAAATAGATTCTATTTTTGGGAACATATTGGAAATAAAGCGGTACGCAAAGGAAATTGGAAATTAGTGGCATTACATAAAAAGAAGTGGGAACTCTATAATCTAGAAAACGATCCTTTTGAAATTAATAATCTGATTAATAGTAAACCAAAAAAAGCAGAAACTTTGTTGTTAGCCTATAAAAAATGGTCAAAAAAACATGGTGTACAACCTTGGCCTTTGGATAGATAG
- a CDS encoding family 43 glycosylhydrolase, translating into MNLMKSILGSFLLVLFGCQFLIAQQIQTEIKPAQQWLDTNGKGINAHGGGVIFHQGVYYWYGEHKLEGKSEAEFADGGIHCYSSKDLINWKDEGLVLSVDYEDEKSDLAYGCILERPKVVYNSKNKEFVAYFKLYLKGVGYDSNYVGVAVAKKPLGPFIYHHKFRGGGSTKGSGDFSMFKDDEKTLYHLAVRKPDKAFVIGKLDADYYYPDGEYQVAEGVKVHTEAPAVIKRNGIYHMLGSGSKGWNPNPARYHTTNDLLGTWTYHGNPCYGFNAVDNLGIDKTFGGQSSYIIPIQGIEDAYIAMFDIWRPEKPITGRYIWLPIKFSNEKMSIFWRDSWKPSDLGK; encoded by the coding sequence ATGAATTTAATGAAATCAATTTTAGGAAGTTTTTTATTAGTATTGTTTGGTTGTCAATTTTTAATAGCACAACAAATTCAAACAGAAATTAAACCAGCGCAACAATGGTTAGATACCAACGGAAAAGGTATTAATGCTCATGGTGGCGGTGTTATTTTTCATCAAGGTGTTTATTATTGGTATGGAGAGCATAAACTAGAAGGTAAATCGGAAGCTGAATTTGCTGATGGAGGCATACATTGTTATTCTTCTAAAGATTTAATAAACTGGAAAGACGAGGGGCTTGTTTTAAGTGTAGACTATGAAGATGAAAAAAGTGACCTTGCATATGGTTGTATATTAGAAAGACCTAAAGTGGTTTACAATTCTAAAAATAAGGAGTTTGTGGCTTATTTTAAATTGTATTTAAAAGGTGTTGGATATGATAGTAATTATGTTGGAGTAGCTGTAGCTAAAAAACCATTAGGTCCATTTATTTATCATCATAAATTTAGAGGAGGGGGATCGACTAAAGGTTCTGGTGACTTTTCTATGTTTAAAGATGATGAAAAGACTCTTTATCATTTAGCAGTGCGTAAACCTGATAAGGCATTTGTTATTGGGAAGTTAGATGCCGATTACTATTACCCTGATGGCGAATATCAGGTAGCTGAGGGTGTTAAGGTACATACCGAGGCGCCAGCTGTTATCAAAAGAAATGGGATATATCATATGTTAGGATCTGGTTCAAAAGGATGGAATCCTAATCCAGCTCGTTACCATACCACAAATGATTTATTGGGAACATGGACTTATCATGGAAATCCTTGTTATGGTTTTAATGCTGTTGATAATCTTGGTATTGATAAAACTTTTGGAGGACAATCATCTTACATTATTCCTATTCAAGGAATAGAAGATGCTTATATAGCTATGTTCGATATTTGGAGACCAGAAAAACCAATAACAGGTCGATATATTTGGCTTCCTATTAAGTTTTCTAACGAGAAAATGTCAATATTTTGGCGAGATAGTTGGAAACCATCAGATTTAGGTAAATAA
- a CDS encoding glycoside hydrolase family 2 protein: MVNSLAIVKKSILRTSILIAFLCSIITNFSYSQSNQKIALNGKWSFKTDPYAQGESSGWTAKEVNTASWDTMVVPGNWDLINEYAEYVGDAWYTRTFSIDSSLEKEQVRLVFQSVYNDAKVWVNGHLVGENNLGFLPFHFDITKYLNPGKENRLTVLVNNVFKSGAMWNWGGIRRPVWLELTPKTRIEFQQIDAIPDLKKGNAALNVKIVSSNSSDISKKVIYNINIKSNGKVVANGKVKATIPANTNKYIVNWSYKLPKSKVNLWHFDFPNLYESTVTLSENEEILHINSDRFGIRKIEIDGLQLLLNGESIRPVGFNVVPEDRFTGNTLPMERIKEDVDLMKSLGANMARLSHVNLPKEYIDYLDEKGILIFEEVGLWGKDVLVDPEHPKPKEWLQRIIENNYNHPAIVGWSVGNELGMASKNPKVNAYVKGAIEMAEKLDPNRIAVCVSNSANNSPKEASMYADLAMLNGYQNWGKKADGTWKNHKKPIFMSEFGKELNSEDPSLGDIPAEKMMNELRNKEYVLGGSLWAFNDYRSTYHGKEGWKTPPSQNRAWGVVTSFRDKKKGFYSIQKEFSPIRNLTVSNLNIAEGKAKVTIKPRTKLDIPANILRNFKVQYTLFNSDFKAVGTDTQVIKTIFPGDKAFDVFLEWSAKENLSMIEVSFLDPQGYKVHTDLIKFQVPKQPVITFVNTANNGIRIFYDKSKDAEAYYVRYEKDGLTFNTKATTNNFIDIEDKKIKQGHVWKYQLIAVNNKGESIPSKTKELTKDEDELPPIIWNTKHTQNGVFIAYSVSPYDYLYEVVYGTSSNKYDHKLTTKVKGVLNIPNIKKGTPIYYKMRVVKQWGFASEWTQELKSE, from the coding sequence ATGGTAAATAGTTTAGCAATTGTTAAAAAATCAATTTTAAGAACTTCTATTTTAATAGCATTTTTATGTTCTATTATAACAAATTTTAGTTATTCCCAAAGCAATCAGAAAATAGCATTAAATGGTAAATGGTCTTTTAAAACAGATCCTTATGCACAAGGAGAATCTTCTGGTTGGACAGCAAAAGAAGTAAATACTGCCTCTTGGGATACCATGGTGGTTCCTGGAAACTGGGATTTGATTAATGAGTATGCTGAATATGTTGGCGATGCATGGTATACTAGAACTTTTTCTATTGACTCATCTTTAGAAAAAGAACAAGTACGTTTGGTTTTTCAATCTGTTTATAACGATGCTAAAGTATGGGTAAATGGGCATTTAGTTGGTGAAAATAATTTAGGGTTTTTACCTTTTCATTTTGATATTACGAAGTATCTAAACCCAGGAAAAGAAAACAGGTTAACCGTATTGGTTAATAATGTTTTTAAAAGTGGAGCTATGTGGAATTGGGGAGGAATAAGAAGACCTGTTTGGTTAGAGTTAACACCTAAAACACGTATTGAATTTCAGCAGATAGATGCTATTCCAGATTTAAAAAAAGGTAATGCTGCATTAAACGTAAAAATAGTTAGTAGTAATTCTAGTGATATTTCTAAAAAGGTAATTTATAATATAAATATTAAAAGTAATGGAAAGGTTGTAGCTAATGGTAAAGTAAAAGCAACAATACCAGCAAATACAAATAAATATATTGTTAATTGGTCTTATAAGTTACCAAAATCTAAAGTGAATTTATGGCATTTTGATTTTCCTAATTTGTATGAATCTACAGTTACTTTATCTGAAAATGAAGAGATTTTACATATAAACTCTGATAGATTTGGTATTCGAAAAATAGAAATAGATGGATTACAATTACTTTTAAATGGAGAAAGTATTCGTCCTGTAGGATTTAATGTGGTTCCAGAAGATAGATTTACAGGTAATACGCTACCTATGGAACGTATTAAAGAAGATGTAGATTTAATGAAAAGTTTGGGTGCAAATATGGCTCGACTGAGTCATGTAAATTTACCAAAAGAATATATAGATTATTTGGATGAAAAAGGAATTTTGATTTTTGAAGAAGTTGGACTTTGGGGAAAAGATGTATTAGTAGATCCTGAACATCCAAAACCAAAAGAATGGTTGCAAAGAATTATTGAAAATAATTATAATCATCCAGCAATTGTGGGGTGGAGTGTGGGTAATGAATTAGGTATGGCTTCTAAAAATCCAAAAGTAAATGCTTATGTAAAAGGTGCTATAGAAATGGCGGAAAAATTAGATCCAAATAGAATAGCAGTTTGTGTGTCTAACTCTGCCAATAATTCACCTAAAGAAGCATCTATGTATGCAGATTTAGCAATGCTAAATGGGTATCAAAATTGGGGTAAAAAAGCCGATGGCACTTGGAAAAACCATAAGAAACCAATTTTTATGTCCGAGTTTGGTAAAGAACTAAATTCTGAAGATCCTAGCTTAGGAGATATTCCTGCTGAAAAAATGATGAATGAGCTACGAAACAAAGAATATGTTTTAGGGGGTTCTTTATGGGCGTTTAACGATTATAGAAGTACGTATCATGGTAAAGAAGGATGGAAAACACCTCCGTCGCAAAATAGAGCTTGGGGAGTTGTAACTTCTTTTAGAGATAAGAAAAAAGGATTTTATAGTATTCAAAAAGAATTTAGTCCTATAAGAAATTTGACTGTATCGAATTTAAATATAGCAGAAGGAAAGGCAAAAGTGACCATTAAGCCAAGAACAAAATTAGACATACCTGCAAATATATTGAGAAACTTTAAAGTACAGTATACTCTTTTTAATTCGGATTTTAAAGCTGTTGGGACAGATACACAAGTGATTAAAACCATTTTTCCTGGAGATAAAGCATTTGATGTTTTTTTAGAATGGAGTGCTAAAGAAAACTTAAGTATGATAGAGGTTAGTTTCTTAGATCCGCAAGGTTATAAAGTTCATACAGACCTTATAAAGTTTCAGGTTCCGAAACAACCTGTTATAACATTTGTAAATACGGCCAACAATGGTATTCGTATTTTTTATGATAAAAGTAAAGATGCAGAAGCGTATTATGTTCGATATGAAAAAGATGGTTTAACCTTTAATACTAAAGCAACAACAAATAATTTTATTGACATTGAGGATAAAAAAATTAAACAAGGTCATGTTTGGAAATATCAACTGATTGCTGTGAATAATAAAGGAGAGAGCATTCCTTCTAAAACAAAAGAACTTACAAAAGATGAAGATGAGTTACCGCCAATTATTTGGAATACAAAACACACTCAAAATGGGGTCTTTATAGCTTACAGCGTAAGTCCTTACGATTATTTATATGAAGTAGTTTATGGCACGAGTTCTAATAAGTATGATCATAAATTAACCACCAAAGTAAAAGGAGTACTTAACATTCCTAATATTAAAAAAGGCACTCCAATTTATTATAAAATGAGAGTTGTCAAACAATGGGGATTTGCTAGTGAGTGGACACAAGAGTTAAAAAGTGAATAA
- the rpe gene encoding ribulose-phosphate 3-epimerase yields the protein MKKYIAPSMLASDFANLQHDIEMVNNSKADWFHIDVMDGVFVPNISFGMPVISAIKKHATKTMDVHLMIVNPDKYISDFKKVGADILTVHYEACPHLHRTVQAIKAEGMKAGVSLNPHTPIAVLEDIIKDLDLVLIMSVNPGFGGQSFIENTYKKVQQLKALIQFSNSDALIEVDGGVTDQNIEQLSEVGADAFVAGSFVFKSEEPTKTIADLKDLVSPI from the coding sequence ATGAAAAAATACATTGCACCTTCAATGCTTGCTTCCGATTTTGCAAACTTACAACACGATATTGAAATGGTTAATAACAGTAAAGCCGATTGGTTTCATATAGATGTTATGGATGGCGTTTTTGTTCCAAACATTTCTTTTGGCATGCCTGTTATTAGTGCTATTAAGAAACATGCAACTAAAACTATGGATGTTCATTTAATGATTGTAAATCCTGATAAATATATTTCCGATTTTAAAAAAGTAGGTGCAGATATTTTAACCGTTCATTACGAAGCATGTCCTCATTTACATAGAACTGTACAAGCAATAAAAGCTGAAGGAATGAAAGCCGGTGTTTCTCTAAATCCTCATACACCAATAGCTGTTTTAGAAGATATAATTAAAGATTTAGATTTGGTATTAATAATGAGTGTAAATCCTGGTTTTGGCGGACAAAGTTTTATTGAAAACACTTATAAAAAAGTACAACAACTAAAAGCTTTAATACAATTTAGTAATTCTGATGCACTAATAGAGGTAGATGGAGGTGTAACTGACCAAAATATTGAGCAATTATCTGAAGTTGGTGCAGATGCATTTGTTGCAGGAAGCTTTGTTTTTAAAAGCGAAGAACCAACCAAAACAATTGCAGACTTAAAAGATTTGGTATCACCTATTTAA